The proteins below are encoded in one region of Syntrophotalea carbinolica DSM 2380:
- a CDS encoding FMN-binding glutamate synthase family protein — protein sequence MNLQRPNANEATRSANRSRNVVPMSGLCSRCLDGCRGNCEIFKATFRGREMIYPGPFGEITAGGDKDYPVDYSHLNIQGYAFGAKGLPAGVTGDSDTAIFPAVDTETAYGREQKVKMKLPIFTGALGSTEIARKNWEHFAIGAAISGITLVCGENVCGTDPELELNDARKVVRAPDLDRRIEIYRRYHHGYGEILVQLNVEDTRLGVAEYVLDRHGLETIELKWGQGAKCIGGETKVKTLEQALELQHRGYILTPDPSDLVAQAAFRDGSLAEFERHSRLGFIDEGEFYAEVERLRNLGFKRITLKTGAYGLRELAMALKWGARAGIDLLTIDGAPGGTGMSPWRMMEEWGMPSLYLHAAAHEFCQKLAGRGETVPDLAFAGGFSTEDHIFKALALGAPYVKAICMGRALMIPGMVGKNIDRWLAEHDLPPTVKQYGNTKEQIFVCYQEVADLIGTQGMEKLPLGALGIYSYCQKIKVGLQQFMAGARCFNIPAIARGDLMSLTRECAEVTGIPYLMEANREEALRILES from the coding sequence ATGAACCTGCAGCGACCGAATGCCAATGAGGCCACCCGAAGTGCCAACCGTTCCCGCAACGTGGTACCCATGAGCGGGCTGTGCAGCCGCTGCCTCGACGGCTGCCGGGGCAATTGCGAAATCTTCAAGGCCACCTTCCGCGGCCGCGAAATGATCTATCCCGGCCCCTTCGGGGAGATCACCGCCGGAGGCGACAAGGATTATCCCGTCGATTACTCGCATCTCAACATCCAGGGTTACGCCTTCGGCGCCAAGGGGTTACCTGCCGGTGTAACCGGCGATTCCGACACCGCGATCTTCCCCGCCGTCGACACCGAAACGGCCTACGGTCGGGAACAGAAGGTCAAGATGAAGCTGCCGATTTTCACCGGCGCCCTCGGTTCCACGGAAATCGCCCGCAAAAACTGGGAACATTTCGCCATCGGCGCCGCCATCAGCGGCATTACCCTGGTCTGCGGCGAAAACGTCTGCGGCACCGATCCCGAACTCGAACTCAATGACGCCCGGAAAGTCGTCAGGGCGCCCGATCTGGATCGGCGCATCGAAATTTACCGCCGCTATCATCATGGCTATGGCGAAATCCTGGTCCAGTTGAACGTGGAGGATACCCGCCTGGGCGTGGCCGAATACGTGTTGGACAGACATGGGCTGGAAACCATCGAACTGAAATGGGGCCAGGGTGCTAAATGCATCGGCGGCGAAACCAAGGTCAAAACCCTCGAGCAGGCCCTCGAACTGCAGCACCGCGGCTACATTCTCACCCCCGACCCTTCCGACCTCGTCGCCCAGGCCGCCTTTAGGGACGGTTCGCTGGCGGAATTCGAACGTCACAGCCGCCTCGGTTTTATCGACGAAGGGGAATTCTATGCCGAAGTCGAACGCCTGCGTAACCTCGGTTTCAAACGCATCACCCTCAAAACCGGCGCCTACGGCCTGCGGGAACTGGCCATGGCCCTCAAGTGGGGGGCCCGGGCCGGGATCGATCTGCTGACCATCGACGGCGCGCCCGGCGGCACCGGCATGAGTCCCTGGCGCATGATGGAGGAATGGGGAATGCCGAGCCTCTATCTGCACGCAGCAGCCCACGAGTTCTGTCAAAAACTCGCCGGCAGAGGTGAGACGGTGCCCGACCTGGCCTTTGCCGGCGGGTTCAGCACCGAAGACCATATTTTCAAAGCCCTGGCGCTTGGTGCCCCCTACGTCAAGGCGATCTGCATGGGGCGCGCCCTGATGATCCCCGGCATGGTCGGCAAAAACATCGACCGGTGGCTGGCAGAGCATGATTTACCGCCGACCGTCAAGCAATATGGCAACACGAAAGAACAGATCTTCGTATGCTACCAGGAAGTCGCCGATCTGATCGGCACGCAAGGCATGGAAAAACTGCCGCTAGGCGCCCTGGGCATCTACAGCTATTGCCAGAAGATCAAGGTCGGTCTGCAGCAATTCATGGCCGGCGCCCGCTGCTTCAACATCCCAGCCATAGCACGCGGGGACCTCATGTCCCTGACGCGGGAGTGCGCCGAAGTCACCGGCATCCCCTATCTGATGGAGGCCAACCGGGAGGAAGCACTACGCATTCTGGAAAGCTGA
- a CDS encoding response regulator transcription factor: MDASRILVAEDDPHIREGLVDILEGEGYGVLAAQDGNEALRISEESSFDLALLDIMMPGCNGYDVCRELRRRDPALAIIMLTAKGEEIDKVIGLELGADDYITKPFGVHELRARIAAVLRRSRRTAPGAAGELPSTLAIGPATIDRKTYRGCLGTRNFRLTAREMKLLEAFYRHPDEALPRNTLLNLAWGIDYQGTTRTLDQHIAQLRKKIEPDPAAPQVIMTVHGIGYRYVAGSIDR; encoded by the coding sequence ATGGACGCCAGTCGTATTCTGGTGGCGGAAGACGATCCGCATATTCGCGAAGGGCTCGTCGATATTCTCGAAGGGGAAGGCTACGGAGTGCTGGCCGCTCAGGACGGCAATGAAGCTTTGCGGATCAGTGAAGAATCTTCCTTTGATCTGGCGCTGCTCGATATCATGATGCCGGGCTGCAACGGTTACGATGTGTGCCGGGAGCTGCGTCGTCGCGATCCGGCCCTGGCCATTATTATGCTGACTGCCAAAGGGGAGGAGATCGACAAGGTCATCGGCCTGGAGCTGGGGGCGGACGATTACATCACCAAGCCCTTCGGGGTTCACGAGCTGCGGGCCCGGATCGCTGCCGTACTGCGGCGCAGCCGTCGAACCGCGCCCGGCGCCGCAGGGGAATTACCCTCCACCCTGGCTATCGGACCGGCCACCATCGACCGCAAGACCTACCGGGGCTGCCTCGGCACACGAAACTTCCGCCTTACGGCCCGCGAGATGAAACTGCTGGAGGCGTTTTACCGCCACCCGGACGAAGCCTTGCCGCGCAATACCCTGCTTAACCTGGCCTGGGGCATCGATTACCAGGGCACCACCCGTACCCTCGATCAGCACATCGCCCAATTACGCAAAAAAATCGAACCCGATCCGGCTGCGCCGCAAGTCATCATGACGGTGCACGGGATCGGTTATCGCTATGTTGCCGGCAGCATCGATCGCTGA
- a CDS encoding sensor histidine kinase — MKRSYWIVGAWLLLLIPTLLIGALALRLLRNEQGRLAENTVSAARQRCASIAESLDLTVAEVKDGLLTSLRQLPADDLEQHLEDWRLGNPLVRNVFIWSPDGLQLPDPATPADSEAGAFVARYLTLFNGRSSWRPPQPDHPRRVTGSQDSYATAPGKTALSSRKELRLLAQQLGSAPQMLPESGWLSWFWEDGLYLLGWLEDPASGQRYGLEVEMMALLARLVTSLPEPPSGEIYALVDGQGRIFHRTGTGELTADTPQLASLPVGPDLPHWQLTIYVPGGMAAGHADGGLLLLSTLLVGCFVAAVLFGGSLLLWQAWRHMRDARRKTSFVSNVSHELKTPLTTIRMYAELLGEGRIREEGKRQRYLQVIVSESQRLTRLVNNVLDFSRLEQKRKQYHLTALPLTEILQQVLDGQNLRLQQAGLELVRRMPDSGPPVQADRDAVEQVLLNLIDNAIKYAVQGGELVVELRYTAKTAEILIKDRGPGVPAAHRQRIFNQFHQVDTELSSQQSGCGLGLSIARRLLQDMQGSLRYCPRDGGGACFVMALPVAGEDHR; from the coding sequence ATGAAACGAAGTTATTGGATTGTCGGCGCCTGGCTGCTGTTGCTCATCCCGACTCTGCTGATCGGGGCGCTGGCTTTGCGGTTGTTGCGCAATGAACAAGGCCGGCTGGCTGAAAACACCGTCAGCGCCGCCCGGCAGCGCTGCGCCAGCATTGCCGAGAGTCTTGATCTGACCGTGGCTGAAGTCAAGGATGGCCTGTTGACCAGCCTTCGCCAGCTGCCGGCCGACGATCTTGAGCAACATCTGGAAGACTGGCGGCTCGGCAATCCCCTGGTACGCAACGTATTTATCTGGTCTCCCGACGGATTGCAGCTGCCGGATCCAGCCACTCCCGCCGATTCCGAAGCGGGCGCTTTCGTGGCCCGCTACCTGACCCTGTTCAACGGCCGCAGCTCCTGGCGGCCGCCGCAACCCGACCATCCAAGGCGCGTTACCGGCTCCCAAGATTCCTACGCAACTGCTCCGGGCAAGACGGCCTTATCCTCGCGCAAGGAACTGCGGCTGTTGGCTCAGCAGCTCGGTAGCGCTCCGCAGATGCTGCCGGAAAGCGGCTGGCTGTCCTGGTTCTGGGAGGACGGTCTGTATCTGCTCGGCTGGCTGGAAGATCCGGCCAGCGGGCAACGCTATGGTCTCGAAGTGGAAATGATGGCTCTTCTGGCCCGGCTCGTGACCAGTCTGCCCGAGCCCCCGAGCGGGGAAATTTATGCTCTTGTCGATGGCCAGGGCCGCATTTTTCATCGCACCGGCACCGGCGAGTTGACGGCGGATACCCCCCAACTCGCCAGCTTGCCCGTCGGTCCGGATCTGCCCCACTGGCAGCTGACCATCTATGTGCCGGGCGGCATGGCTGCTGGCCATGCCGACGGTGGTCTGCTGCTGCTCTCGACGCTGCTGGTCGGCTGTTTCGTGGCGGCGGTGCTGTTCGGCGGCTCGCTGCTGTTGTGGCAGGCTTGGCGCCACATGCGCGATGCCCGGCGCAAGACCTCTTTTGTCTCCAATGTATCTCACGAATTGAAAACGCCCCTGACCACCATTCGCATGTACGCCGAACTGCTCGGCGAAGGACGGATCCGGGAGGAGGGCAAGCGCCAACGCTATCTGCAGGTTATTGTTTCCGAGAGCCAGCGCCTGACCCGGCTGGTCAACAACGTCCTCGATTTCAGCCGTCTGGAACAGAAACGCAAACAGTATCATCTGACCGCACTGCCCCTTACCGAAATCCTTCAGCAGGTGCTCGACGGGCAAAACCTTCGATTGCAACAGGCCGGGCTTGAACTGGTTCGCCGCATGCCGGACAGCGGTCCGCCGGTGCAAGCCGATCGCGATGCCGTCGAGCAGGTGCTGCTCAACCTCATCGACAATGCTATCAAGTATGCGGTTCAGGGTGGAGAGCTGGTGGTCGAACTGCGCTACACGGCAAAGACTGCCGAGATCCTTATCAAGGATCGCGGGCCGGGGGTTCCGGCCGCCCACCGGCAGCGTATTTTCAATCAGTTTCATCAGGTCGACACCGAGCTGAGCAGTCAGCAGTCGGGGTGCGGACTCGGTCTCAGCATCGCCCGGCGCCTGCTTCAGGACATGCAGGGTTCGCTACGCTATTGCCCGAGGGACGGTGGCGGTGCCTGCTTTGTCATGGCGCTGCCGGTGGCCGGGGAAGACCACCGATAA